The DNA window AAAAATTGTTTTACCAGCACTTAAATTGATATTTGGAAATGTATATACTTGATTACCTTCGATTGAAACAAGTTTCCAGTCTTTTAAATTCACCGCTTTGTTTCCTGCATTTGTTATACCTACGATTTCTTCCTGTACGTCTTTACTTGAAATCACTACTGGTGTGATGGTTACAGCTGTCTTTTCTATTTGTTCATCAGGACTATTTTGCGTGGAAATAGTATAATCTACGCCATTAGTTTTAACTATAATATTTCCTACCTCTGCCGTCGCATAGACCTGGGACTTTATATTTTTTATTCGATTTACCACTTCTTTCTGTGGATGACCATAGGAGTTATCTTTACCATAACTCAAGATTGTAACTTTAGGTTTAACAGCACGAATAAAAGCTTCCGAAGTACTGGTATCTGAGCCATGATGACCGGCTTTCAAAAAAGTAGATTCCAAGTAATACTGATTTAGCATACTATTTTCTACTCCAATATCCGCGTCTCCCGTTAAAAGAAATGAGATCTTTCCATATTGCACTTTCAAGACGATTGAAGCTTCATTATTGTCATTGGAATTCTCCCCAGCATTCAACACGTTGATCTCCATAGTAGAATCTAAAGGAATCGTATCCCCTTTCACTGGCACTATAAAAGGAACTTTCTTATCACCTATTAGCTCTAGCATTTCCTCATATGTCTGTGAAGTATGTACTCTTCCTGAATCCACA is part of the Psychrobacillus sp. FSL H8-0483 genome and encodes:
- a CDS encoding MBL fold metallo-hydrolase codes for the protein MKYILSSIITMMIFMTFGCAIETQTENQESKVETSSTKVNVGKEMSVHFIDVGQGDSILIQSPEGKNMLIDGGKKDAGKQVVSYLQSQGVDELDYVIATHPDSDHIGGLLDVLNSISVKNFVDSGRVHTSQTYEEMLELIGDKKVPFIVPVKGDTIPLDSTMEINVLNAGENSNDNNEASIVLKVQYGKISFLLTGDADIGVENSMLNQYYLESTFLKAGHHGSDTSTSEAFIRAVKPKVTILSYGKDNSYGHPQKEVVNRIKNIKSQVYATAEVGNIIVKTNGVDYTISTQNSPDEQIEKTAVTITPVVISSKDVQEEIVGITNAGNKAVNLKDWKLVSIEGNQVYTFPNINLSAGKTIFITSGQHAKEGQGYIKWNKGQMWRNDGDPARLVNEKGEIVSEVE